The Calothrix sp. PCC 7507 DNA segment TGTCGCTAAATAAATTGTTACATAGGCAGTAAGTATTTATTGATAGCCCCAAGATGTAGATTCAGCAAAGAGATTGGCGATGCTTTGCGTGCCTGATTACCCAACTAGACTAAGTGTAGTTGCTGCTTGCAAGAAGCAGGTGAAGCATTTTTTCAAGAACGCTTGGGTAATATATGGGCGATCGCTAATTCTGGATCTGGTTGTTTCACTAGAGACTCGCCAATGAGTACGGCTGATGCGCCTGCTTGCGCCACTAAACTCAGGTCATCTGGGTGATGTAATCCTGACTCACTAACAACCAAAATATTCCGTTCTTGCAATTGCTTACTCCTTGCCGACAGCAGTTGACAAGTTGTTTGCAGGTCAACGGAAAAATCTGCTAAATTGCGATTATTAATTCCTACTAGGGATACACCATCTAAGGCTAACACACGGTCAAGTTCGGCTAGGCTGTGTACTTCTATTAACACTGCCATATTTAAAGTGTTAGCAATTTTGACAAAGTATTGCAAATCTTGATCGCTGAGGATAGCCGCAATCAATAACACAGCATCTGCCCCTTGTACACGTGCTAAATACATCTGGTAGGGATAGATGATAAATTCCTTACACAGTAGCGGCAAATCGACGGCAGCGCGGACTAGGGCTAAATTTTCAAAGCTACCTTGAAAGAACTTGACATCAGTCAGTACAGAAAGACAACTAGCACCTCCTTTTTGGTAGGCAAGTGCGATCGCTACTGGGTCAAAATCTGCCCGTAAAACCCCTTTACTGGGAGAAGCTTTTTTGACTTCGGCAATTAATGCCGGTTTGGTCTTACCTTCGCGTAAAGCTGCCACAAAGTCACGGGTTGGTGGTGCGGTGAGTACCCGTTTTTGCAATTCCTGCAGCGGTAGCCTTTCACGCATTTGGCTATCTTCTATTTCTTTTTGCCAGACAATTTCTTCCAAGATGTTGTTTGGCGCTGCATCGGGCATAGCAACCTGATATTGCAATATGGAAACATTCACAACTGCGCTGGGTGAACGACGGCGGATTTGCATACTGGTCAAGGGGCAGGGGGCAGGGGGCAAGGGTCAAGGGTCAAGGGTCAAGGGTCAAGGGTCAAGGGTCAAGGGTCAAATACACTTTGACTTTGGACTTTGGACTCTTGACTCTTGACTTTGGACTAACTAACGATCGCTCTTTTGTAAGCTTCGTCCAGCACTTCAGAAAGTGTGGGGTGGGCGTGAACCAAATGGGCGAGGGTTTGGACTGATTGACGGTTGGCGACGGCTGCTGACGCTTCGTGGATTAAGTCTGAGGCGTGGAGTCCAAAAATATGCACACCCAAGACTTCCCCTGTATCTTGGCGATAAACTACCTTGGCGATACCATCGGCTTCGTTTTCTGCTAAGGCTTTGGAATTACCTTTGAAGTAACTCCGACTGGTGGCGATTTCAAAGCCTTCAGTTTGTCCCAATTCCTTAGCTTGGGTTTCCGTCAAGCCTACATAGCTAACTTCTGGGTGGGTAAATGCGGCTGCGGGGATGCTGCGATAATCTATTACCCGCTGATGCCCGACTATATTTTCTACCGCTACAATACCTTGGGCGGAAGCAGCGTGAGCTAGCATCATCTTGCCGTTAGCATCACCAATTGCCCACAGATGGGGCACCACTTCGCCACCTGATAGCACTGCTAAACGATCATCAACGGGGATAAAATTCCGCCGATCTAGTTCTACACCCACAGACTCTAAACCAAGATTTTTGGTGGCGGGGATGCGTCCAGTGGCGACTAAGCAGGCATCTACCTCGATCACGTCTACATCTTCTTTGGTTTTGAAATCTGCTAACTCAATCACCACAGGTGAACCGGGGATAATTTTTTTGGCGTATATCCCCACTTTGGTTTCAATATCGCGGGGAGTAATCAGCACCCGTTCTGCAAGTTTGGCAATGTCGCGGTCAAATCCCGGCATTAACTGATCTAGGGCTTCAATCAAGGTGATTTCACAACCCAAGGCTGAGTAAATATCGGAAAATTCTAGACCGATGTAGCCACTACCAATAATTGCTACCCAGTTGGGGAGAGTTTCCAACTTGACGCCCTGATCACTGGTAAAGACGGTTTTGCCGTCCACTTCAATCCCTGGAGGTACGAAAGGGATGGAACCTGGGGAAAGGATGATATCTTTAGCCGTGATGGTTTTTTCACCACCATCACCAGTGACGCTGACTTTTTGCGTACCCGCTACTTTTCCCCAGCCTCTGATAATATCGACTTTGAGACGTTTGAGGCTGTTGGTTAAGTCGCCTTGAATTTTAGCAACGAGATTGCCTGCATGATCAGCGATCGCTTGCCGATCAAATTCCACATTTCCTACTTGAATTCCTAGTGACTTTAGGTGATGGGCATTGCGTAATTCCCGCACACGTCCAGATGCTGCCAACAGCGCTTTCGATGGAATACAGCCCCGATTAACACAGGTTCCCCCCATGTCCGCTGCTTCGATAATCGCTGTTTTTAGACCGCAGCTAACTGCGTGTAGCGCTGCGCCATGTCCGCCTACACCAGCGCCTATAATCACTAAATCGTAATCAAATCCTTGACTCACGTTAGTTTCCCCGTGTGCTTCGCCTATTTATTTTCAACTTGACTGGTGATTCAGTGCAATACCCTTTAAATCAGTTAACAGTTAACTGAATAACCGTTGAAGTTCGGATGTTGGTAAATCACATTATTATTCATGGGTTTTTGGCAAAGAGAGGGAATTATGATCAAATTCGTATAATTAATTTATTTTATACTTAAATTTGCTAATTACCATTCGCGATCGCCACATCACCGATTATTCCCGAAGCCACATAATTTCATCTGGATTTGTCATTAGTCAACTGGGTAAGAGTCAAACAATTTTGGATTTTAGATTTTGGATTGACCCCCTAGATAAATCTGGGGCCTTGGGAATTTTAGATTTCAGATTTTGGATTGATTCCACAGATAAATCTGCTTGCTCTGTACCATCAAGGAATTATTGGTCACAAGAAATAGTAACATCAAAGGTCAGTAGAAGTATCAATGATCCTATTTGAGGATTTGTGCTTAAGGTTTGAGTTTTTTTGCAGTCTGCTGGCTTAATACCCGCAATCAGTTTAAAATCTTGGCAGCTAGGGGAGAAGGGGGAAAAGCATGAGTAAGTTTGACGGATTTTACCAAAGTTACAAATATGCAGATTGTAGGCGTGACAGCTTAACTGTTCACTGATACTTCGACTGCGCCCTTCGACTACGCTCAGGACAAGCTCAGTACAAGTAACTGTTCACTGATAACTGATTTAAGCGATCGCTCGATGCCTATTCCCAATTTTAGTGAATTTACCATCCGCCGGAATACTAACTCTAAATCTTTCCAGCGGGGCGAATCTTATTATGAGGCAGATGCCGTCATAACAGTAATTCAGCGTGGCAATGTGCTACAGGCCAAAGTGGAAGGACATGAAACTGTGCCTTACCGCGTTAACCTCAGTTTTAATAGCGAGGGTTTGACTTCAGTCCACTGCTCCTGTGCCTACAATTCTGATGGGTGGTGTAAACATATTGTAGCGACAATGCTTGTCTGTCTGCGTCAGCCAGAAACTATCCAAGAGCGCCCCACTTTAGAAAGGTTACTTGATCGCCTAGACCATACCCAAACCCAAAGGTTGCTGCAAGATTTAGTCGCACAATATCCCAAACTGATTGAGGCGATTGATCGCCATGTCAGCTTGATGTCAAATCCTGTGTCTCAGCAACCAATTGCACAACCCGTGCGCTTAATTACCGTTGATCCAAAACCTTTGAGGGACGAAGTAAGGCAAATTCTCAGGGATGGTAGCCGCAGTTTAGCAGAGGGTTATGAAGAAGACCCGATCAGTGATGAATTGCTGAGTTTAGTGCAAACTGCTGTCAATTTTAGCGAACGCGGTGATGGCAATAATGCGATCGCTATTTTAGAAGCGATTACCTCAACTTGTGCAGAAAATTGGGACGATGTCGCCGAGTATGGTGTTGAAAACGATGAAATTGTCTGGGAATTGAATGATGCATGGTGTGAGGCCATTCTCACCGCCGAACTCAGCGAAGAAGAAAAAGTTGATGTTCAGGTGAATTTAGAAGCTTGGCAAGATGAGTGGAATGCTGATTTTGGACTGGCTTTCGAGGCGTTGCGTCAGGGTTGGGATTACCCACCACTAGTGCAGGTTCTCCAGGGAAACCTCAACGAGATGAGAGAGTGGGAAGCATTAGCACCAGATTACGCTGAGAGTTTGGCACTAATTCGCCTGAAAATTCTGGAAAGAGAAGAGCGTTATCAAGAATACTTGTATTTAGCAGAAGCATCAGGGCAAACCCAGCAACATCTGACCATGTTGGTGCGATTAGGTAGGGCTGAAGAAGCGATCGCCATTGCTCAAATGCAGATGGACACAGCAGAAATAGCCTTTGCCCTAGCTAAAATACTAGCAGAAAAAGGGTTATTGCCACAAGCCCTAGATATTGCCCAAACAGGATTAGATTTACCCGGACATTGTCAGTATCAATTGGGGATTTGGACAAGTGATT contains these protein-coding regions:
- the trpC gene encoding indole-3-glycerol phosphate synthase TrpC, which gives rise to MQIRRRSPSAVVNVSILQYQVAMPDAAPNNILEEIVWQKEIEDSQMRERLPLQELQKRVLTAPPTRDFVAALREGKTKPALIAEVKKASPSKGVLRADFDPVAIALAYQKGGASCLSVLTDVKFFQGSFENLALVRAAVDLPLLCKEFIIYPYQMYLARVQGADAVLLIAAILSDQDLQYFVKIANTLNMAVLIEVHSLAELDRVLALDGVSLVGINNRNLADFSVDLQTTCQLLSARSKQLQERNILVVSESGLHHPDDLSLVAQAGASAVLIGESLVKQPDPELAIAHILPKRS
- the lpdA gene encoding dihydrolipoyl dehydrogenase gives rise to the protein MSQGFDYDLVIIGAGVGGHGAALHAVSCGLKTAIIEAADMGGTCVNRGCIPSKALLAASGRVRELRNAHHLKSLGIQVGNVEFDRQAIADHAGNLVAKIQGDLTNSLKRLKVDIIRGWGKVAGTQKVSVTGDGGEKTITAKDIILSPGSIPFVPPGIEVDGKTVFTSDQGVKLETLPNWVAIIGSGYIGLEFSDIYSALGCEITLIEALDQLMPGFDRDIAKLAERVLITPRDIETKVGIYAKKIIPGSPVVIELADFKTKEDVDVIEVDACLVATGRIPATKNLGLESVGVELDRRNFIPVDDRLAVLSGGEVVPHLWAIGDANGKMMLAHAASAQGIVAVENIVGHQRVIDYRSIPAAAFTHPEVSYVGLTETQAKELGQTEGFEIATSRSYFKGNSKALAENEADGIAKVVYRQDTGEVLGVHIFGLHASDLIHEASAAVANRQSVQTLAHLVHAHPTLSEVLDEAYKRAIVS
- a CDS encoding SWIM zinc finger domain-containing protein, which gives rise to MPIPNFSEFTIRRNTNSKSFQRGESYYEADAVITVIQRGNVLQAKVEGHETVPYRVNLSFNSEGLTSVHCSCAYNSDGWCKHIVATMLVCLRQPETIQERPTLERLLDRLDHTQTQRLLQDLVAQYPKLIEAIDRHVSLMSNPVSQQPIAQPVRLITVDPKPLRDEVRQILRDGSRSLAEGYEEDPISDELLSLVQTAVNFSERGDGNNAIAILEAITSTCAENWDDVAEYGVENDEIVWELNDAWCEAILTAELSEEEKVDVQVNLEAWQDEWNADFGLAFEALRQGWDYPPLVQVLQGNLNEMREWEALAPDYAESLALIRLKILEREERYQEYLYLAEASGQTQQHLTMLVRLGRAEEAIAIAQMQMDTAEIAFALAKILAEKGLLPQALDIAQTGLDLPGHCQYQLGIWTSDLAEALGNRESALFARQTTFQIKPSFFDYQKIADLAGEDWENVKTNLLRIIHTASGWDTASAKVDIYLYEGLIEDAIAVVSELSSYHTELIHRVMKAATTHNPDWVITNACRRAESIMDAGKAENYSEAIEWLKKARAAYLDSGRKADWSSYRAKLIEIHARKRKLMGMFKERGME